Part of the Sphingobacterium sp. LZ7M1 genome, AATTTCAAAGGAATTTAGGGATGGATATAGCATTTATCCCTCCTTTTCCATTGCCGAAGGAATGATTTCATCGGGATATTCCTCTTTAGCAGACTGGATGATTTCCAAGAAAACGGTTTGTGTGGATGGTTATGTTGCGGTAGATTGGGCTGGGATCAAGGCTGCCTTGGAAAAAGAATTTGCCAGGAGATCCGTACGTGTGAATTGGATTGAAACAAAGGATTTCTTTAAGCCTGAGGCGGAGATCGATATAATGGTAGCACCTTATATGGGTGATGAAGACTCGGTATGGGGAAAGGTTTGTGACCTTAACCTAGCTGAATTCTTTGACATGGAGGGATTAAAGAATCTGGAGGCCAATCAAGGCTTTGAACTCAATATAGTCTGGGGGATTGGAGCCAGTTTTGTTAGCACTTTTAATTCCATAGCCTATTTTGATATTCCAAAAAATGAACTGCTTTTCCGGGTAAGGGGAAATTCTGCCTTTAATATTGGATCCACGACAAGGTTCAATATGAAGAAAACCTACAAGCGTTTGTATTTTGTGGATTGGATCGTGTTGAATGCCCATAAAAAGGCGATCCTTTCAAAGATCGATCTTCTTTCAGACAGCCAATGGTTGGATACCATAAATTGGATCCAAGGCGAAGATTTAAGAAATTCCTTATCTGAAATGAGCAGAACGGTCTTCAGGCCTAGACCCTGGTTTGACCCTGGGGTATGGGGCGGACAATGGATGAAAGCTCATTTTCAGGAATTGGCCCAAGATGAGGTGAATTACGCTTGGTCATTTGAAATTATTGCACCTGAAAATGGATTGGTTCTAGAAAGTTCGGGGCATTTGTTGGAGGTCAGTTTTGATACGCTGATGTTTCAGGAGTCTAAAAATATTTTAGGCTCAGGTCATCCGCAGTTTGGTGATTATTTCCCGATCCGTTTTGATTTTCTGGATACTTTTGATGGTGGAAACCTTTCAGTTCAATGCCATCCAGCATTGGATTATATACAGGAAAATTTTGGCGAACAGTTTACACAGGATGAAACCTATTACATCATGGATTGCAAGGAAGATGCGAAGGTGTATTTGGGATTTCAAGAAGACATTGAACCAAACAGATTTAAAAAGGCTTTAGAAGATAGTGTAGTAGAAGAGAAGGAGCTGGAGGTTGCCGAATTTGTCCAGGAATTTAATTCCGAAAAACATAAGCTATATCTAATTCCAAATCAGACGGTACACAGTGCTGGAAGGAATAATTTGGTTTTAGAGATTTCAGCAACACCCTATATCTATACTTTTAAGATGTACGATTGGCTTCAGCGGGACAAGGAGGGGAAGCCTAGACCCATCAATATTGAACATGGGTTCAGGAACCTGGATTTTTCAAGAAAAGGAGAGCTGGTTGAACGGGAACATATCTCCAAATCCTATATATTAGAGGAACGTGAGGGGGCAAAAATCATCCAATATCCAACCCATCCTGAACATTATTATGCAATACAAAGATTAGATGTCAAGGATCAAATCGAAGTGCAGACAGCGGATAAAGTGCATGTCCTGATGCTTGTCGAAGGCAGTAAGATTGAACTGGAGGACATAGCAGGAAATCAGCAAACATTCCATTATGCCGAAACTTTCATTGTACCGGCTGCAGCAGAACAGTATAAAATTAAGAATCTAGGAGAGGGAGAAGCTAAGGTCATTCTTTCTTACTTGAAATGATCAAAACGATAACCAATAGCAAAATCATGATTATGCAGCATTTTCGAAAGGTATTTTTTTCTGCGGCTTTATTTCTGGCAAGCGCTTCGAGCATTTTTGGACAAGAGAATACGATTTGGGAATTAGGAAAAGTAGATCATTCGAGCCAAGAATTTGCCTTAAGTCCGCAAGGATTTAAAGATTTTTTGGCGCATGATTTTGGTTATGAAGATAATTATTTTGTGGTTGGTCAGCAGGTGCTCAACCAAGATTTTCCTTATGTTTTACCGGGTCCTGCGAACGGGTGGGGCGGCACAGGGGGGACTTCTGGTATCCGGACCCATTTTCTGAACCTGTACTATCAATTGACTTCCATAGACCCAAATGATAAATATGTACTGGAATTGGATTTCGTGAATTCTGAAGGTAAGGCCAAACCCACTTTGCAGGTGGGTATTAATGGACATCTTTTCAATTACGATCTAAAGAATGGTACTGGCGAAAGTAATCCTGTAGCAGGACAACTTGGCACTGAAAAAATCAGGATTGATATCAATCCAGGCATCCTGAAAAAAGGTTTCAATCAAATTAACCTAACCAGTTTAAAAGGAGGCTGGATTGAGTTTGATTCCTTTAGGTTATTGGGACCATCGGGTACAAAGCTCGTTGCTGAATACAGTACAGTTGTAAAGGGGCTTGAAACGGCTGATTTTGAACTGCAAAATGATAAAGAAAGGATCCAGAATTTACTGCTGGAAATCTTGCGATTAAAAGACAACCAAACCGTAAAGGTATTGGTCGATGGCAGGACAGCATATCTAAAGTCCATGGATCAAGGCTTGTCCAGGATCGAGATCCCGTTGCAGGCCGTGAAAAAAAGTAAGACCAGTACTGTTGAGGTATATGTTAATGAACAATTGCTCAGCAAAGAGCAGGTGATTCGGAGTCCGAAACCCTTAGGTTCATTAGCAAATTATGTCAATACCATGATTGGCGCATCCCATTCCCGTTGGATGATTGCTCCAGGGCCATGGATGCCCTTCAGTATGGTAAAATTAAGTCCTGACAACCAGAATGTTGGATGGCAGGCCGGGTACGAACCATCCATTGAATCAATTGCTATGTTCAGCCATATCCATGAATGGACAATGGCCGGGCTAGGTACCTTTCCCACCTCGGGGCCATTGCAGATCCAGGTTGGCGATCAATATGATCCCGATTCAGGCTATCGCTCCAGGATCGATAAGACCACTGAAAAAGCACCATTAGGTTCTTATCATGTGAAATTGACCGATTATGATATTGACGTCGATCTTACCCAAACCACCAGAGCCAGTTTCCAACGTTACACCTTCCATCAGTCTGAGACAGGTCGGGTTATGATTGATCTAAAAGTCAATGGCGAATACCCTTATACCATCAAGGACTATCAATTAAAAAAGGTCTCAGACTATAAGATCATCGGTTATTCGGATCAATTATCGGAAAATGTTTGGTCCACAGATGCAAAACAGGACTATAAGGTCCATTTTGTAATGGAGTTTGATCAAGCCATTGTTGATTTTGGAACTTGGGAGTCAGATCGCATCCAGAAGGGGCAGAGTTCATCGGGGAAAGATGTGAAAGAGGCGGGAATGTACGTAGAGTTTGATGTCCAAAAAGAAAAGACTGTACAATTACGGACAGGCATATCTTATGTCAGTATTGATAATGCGCAAGAAAATTTAGATAGAGAGATTTCAGGACCATTTGGTTGGTCATTTGAAAAGGTTAGGGACAATCAATTAAAGACTTGGAACGCATTATTGGAAAGGCTGAAAGTGAAAAGTGATGATTACTTTGAAAAGGAGAAATTCTATAGCAATATGTATAGGTCCTTAAGCCGGAACACCTTTAGCGATATTAATGGCGAATGGCGTGATTCGCAGGAAAAGGTCCGTCAATTCAGCAATTCTCAGGATTTAGCCTTGGGTTGTGATGCTTTTTGGAATACCTTCTGGAATTTGAACCAGTTTTGGAACCTAGTTACTCCGGAATGGAGCAATAAATGGGTGAAATCACAGCTCGCGATGTATGACGCTGATGGTTGGTTGGCCAAGGGACCCGCTGGAATGGAATATATTCCTGTCATGGTTGCCGAGCATGAGATTCCGTTGATCGTATCGGCTTATCAAATGGGTATTCGGGATTATGATGTAGATAAAGCATTTGAAGCCGTTAAAAAAATGCAGACTACGATGCCTTCGAAATTTGCAGGTGGATTTGCAGGGAATAGAGACCTCGAGGTCTATTTAAAATATAGATATGTTCCATCTGATTTGGGAAGGTTCTCCAATACCTTGGAATATAGTTTTGATGATTGGACGGTGGGTCAGTTTGCCAAATCCTTAGGGAATGAAAAGGACTACGACTATTTCAATGATCGCGGCAATTGGTGGAAAAATGCCATTGACGTGGAAAGTGGTTATGCCAGGATGAAGGATTCAAAAGGGGAATGGTTAAAAGATTTTGATCCATTCAAATCTGGTGCAAACCATCATTATGTTGAAGGGAATGCTTGGCAATTGACGTTTTTCGTTCCTCAGGATATTCCTGGATTGGCCAATTGGATCGGTGCCGATGTATTTTCAGAGCGACTGGAATGGGGATTTGAAGAGAGTGTAAAATGGAGATATAACGGGCCCAACGATCAGTATTGGGATTACCCGGTAGTTCAGGGTAATCAGCAGTCGATGCATTTTGCCTATTTATTCAATTATTTGAATAAACCTTGGTTGACACAGAAGTGGAGCCGTTCCATTGCAGAAAGGTATTATGGTAGAGGGATATCAAATGCCTATTTGGGAGATGAAGATCAAGGGCAGATGAGTGCCTGGTATATTATGACGGCCATTGGTCTCTTTCAGATGTATGGAGGTACAAGGAGCCAACCGGTCTATGAGATTGGAAGTCCTATGTTTGAAGAGATTCAGATTGACCTTGGAGAACAGTTTGACAGGGGGGGGAAGTTTGTCATCAAGGCCAAGAACAATAGTAAAGCGAATGTTTACATTCAAAATGCTACCCTGAATGGTAAGAAATTGAACAGTTTTTATTTCAGTGCCGTTGAGTTGTTGCAGGGCGGTGAGTTGATTTTAGAAATGGGTGCCGAACCAAATAAAAATTGGGGTGTATCGAGATAGGGATTGATTTCAAAATAAAAAACTATTATAAACTATAATTCCGGCATGTGAATATTTCCAATAAGCAATTGGCCTTTGTGGCCTTGATAGCCTCATTAGGTGGTTTTATTTTTGGCTTTGATATGGCTGTGGTATCGGGGGTTTTGCCTTTGGTAAAAATGCAGTTTAGTCTTGACAGCTTTTTGGAGGGCTGGTTTGTTTCATCGGCACTATTAGGCTGTATCCTCGGGGTCATGATTTCCGGTCATCTATCGGATAAATATGGACGAAAAAGCAGCATGCAATTTGCTGCTATAATATTTGTCATCGCCACTTTTGCCTGTATTTTTTTGGAGTC contains:
- a CDS encoding GH92 family glycosyl hydrolase, whose protein sequence is MQHFRKVFFSAALFLASASSIFGQENTIWELGKVDHSSQEFALSPQGFKDFLAHDFGYEDNYFVVGQQVLNQDFPYVLPGPANGWGGTGGTSGIRTHFLNLYYQLTSIDPNDKYVLELDFVNSEGKAKPTLQVGINGHLFNYDLKNGTGESNPVAGQLGTEKIRIDINPGILKKGFNQINLTSLKGGWIEFDSFRLLGPSGTKLVAEYSTVVKGLETADFELQNDKERIQNLLLEILRLKDNQTVKVLVDGRTAYLKSMDQGLSRIEIPLQAVKKSKTSTVEVYVNEQLLSKEQVIRSPKPLGSLANYVNTMIGASHSRWMIAPGPWMPFSMVKLSPDNQNVGWQAGYEPSIESIAMFSHIHEWTMAGLGTFPTSGPLQIQVGDQYDPDSGYRSRIDKTTEKAPLGSYHVKLTDYDIDVDLTQTTRASFQRYTFHQSETGRVMIDLKVNGEYPYTIKDYQLKKVSDYKIIGYSDQLSENVWSTDAKQDYKVHFVMEFDQAIVDFGTWESDRIQKGQSSSGKDVKEAGMYVEFDVQKEKTVQLRTGISYVSIDNAQENLDREISGPFGWSFEKVRDNQLKTWNALLERLKVKSDDYFEKEKFYSNMYRSLSRNTFSDINGEWRDSQEKVRQFSNSQDLALGCDAFWNTFWNLNQFWNLVTPEWSNKWVKSQLAMYDADGWLAKGPAGMEYIPVMVAEHEIPLIVSAYQMGIRDYDVDKAFEAVKKMQTTMPSKFAGGFAGNRDLEVYLKYRYVPSDLGRFSNTLEYSFDDWTVGQFAKSLGNEKDYDYFNDRGNWWKNAIDVESGYARMKDSKGEWLKDFDPFKSGANHHYVEGNAWQLTFFVPQDIPGLANWIGADVFSERLEWGFEESVKWRYNGPNDQYWDYPVVQGNQQSMHFAYLFNYLNKPWLTQKWSRSIAERYYGRGISNAYLGDEDQGQMSAWYIMTAIGLFQMYGGTRSQPVYEIGSPMFEEIQIDLGEQFDRGGKFVIKAKNNSKANVYIQNATLNGKKLNSFYFSAVELLQGGELILEMGAEPNKNWGVSR
- a CDS encoding class I mannose-6-phosphate isomerase codes for the protein MLEDLSTMESPSIIRGTRQAVMPSVISKEFRDGYSIYPSFSIAEGMISSGYSSLADWMISKKTVCVDGYVAVDWAGIKAALEKEFARRSVRVNWIETKDFFKPEAEIDIMVAPYMGDEDSVWGKVCDLNLAEFFDMEGLKNLEANQGFELNIVWGIGASFVSTFNSIAYFDIPKNELLFRVRGNSAFNIGSTTRFNMKKTYKRLYFVDWIVLNAHKKAILSKIDLLSDSQWLDTINWIQGEDLRNSLSEMSRTVFRPRPWFDPGVWGGQWMKAHFQELAQDEVNYAWSFEIIAPENGLVLESSGHLLEVSFDTLMFQESKNILGSGHPQFGDYFPIRFDFLDTFDGGNLSVQCHPALDYIQENFGEQFTQDETYYIMDCKEDAKVYLGFQEDIEPNRFKKALEDSVVEEKELEVAEFVQEFNSEKHKLYLIPNQTVHSAGRNNLVLEISATPYIYTFKMYDWLQRDKEGKPRPINIEHGFRNLDFSRKGELVEREHISKSYILEEREGAKIIQYPTHPEHYYAIQRLDVKDQIEVQTADKVHVLMLVEGSKIELEDIAGNQQTFHYAETFIVPAAAEQYKIKNLGEGEAKVILSYLK